A single window of Ferrimonas balearica DSM 9799 DNA harbors:
- a CDS encoding electron transfer flavoprotein-ubiquinone oxidoreductase, with protein sequence MERESMEFDVLVVGAGPAGLSAAIRLKQLNAELNVCVVEKGSEVGAHILSGAVFEPRALNELLPEWREQGAPLDTPVTDDEIWLLDSKGGRQFPNWLTPKTMHNDGNYIISLGNLCRWLAEQAEGLGVEIYPGFSAAELIEQDGVIGGVITGDMGVGLDGSEKDGYMPGMELRARYTLFAEGCRGHLGKALIARYQLDAGRSPQHYGLGFKEIWQLPEGATKPGKVVHTAGWPLSEHGASGGSYLYHADNNQVLVGLIVDLNYDNPNLNPFEEFQRFKTHPEIAKHLEGGERISYGARAIAKGGFNSLPKMSFPGGLLIGCDAGTLNFAKIKGSHTAMKSGMLAAEVVAEALSDAEAGVQDLTQFEAHFKASWLYDELYRSRNFGPALHKFGSMLGGAFNTLDQNLFGGRLPITLKDEHRDHAQLQPAAQAVAIQYPKPDGKLSFDRLSSVFLSNTYHEEDQPCHLKLTDAAIPVQVNLAQFDEPAQRYCPAGVYEIVEEGGTPRLQINAANCIHCKTCDIKDPSQNITWVTPEGGGGPNYPNM encoded by the coding sequence ATGGAACGCGAGTCGATGGAATTTGACGTCCTGGTGGTGGGTGCCGGCCCGGCTGGCCTGTCCGCTGCCATCCGCCTGAAACAGCTGAACGCGGAACTCAATGTCTGCGTGGTGGAGAAGGGCTCCGAAGTGGGTGCCCATATCCTCTCTGGCGCGGTGTTTGAGCCGCGCGCCCTGAATGAACTGCTGCCGGAATGGCGCGAACAGGGGGCGCCGTTGGACACCCCGGTCACCGATGATGAGATCTGGCTGCTGGACAGTAAAGGCGGACGCCAGTTCCCCAACTGGCTGACCCCAAAAACGATGCACAACGACGGCAACTACATCATCAGCCTGGGCAATCTGTGTCGCTGGCTGGCGGAGCAGGCCGAAGGACTGGGGGTGGAGATCTACCCGGGATTCAGTGCTGCCGAGCTGATTGAGCAGGATGGCGTGATTGGTGGCGTGATCACCGGCGACATGGGCGTCGGTCTGGATGGCAGCGAGAAGGATGGCTATATGCCGGGCATGGAGCTGCGCGCCCGTTATACGCTGTTTGCTGAAGGTTGCCGTGGCCACCTGGGTAAGGCGCTGATCGCCCGTTACCAGCTGGATGCCGGGCGCAGCCCGCAACACTATGGGCTGGGCTTTAAGGAGATCTGGCAGCTGCCGGAGGGCGCCACCAAGCCCGGTAAGGTGGTGCACACTGCCGGCTGGCCATTGTCCGAGCATGGCGCATCCGGCGGCAGCTACCTCTACCATGCCGACAACAACCAGGTGCTGGTGGGGCTGATTGTCGACCTGAACTACGACAACCCCAACCTGAACCCTTTTGAGGAGTTCCAGCGCTTTAAGACCCATCCGGAGATTGCCAAACATCTGGAGGGCGGCGAGCGCATCAGCTACGGTGCCCGGGCCATCGCCAAGGGCGGTTTCAACTCTCTGCCCAAGATGAGCTTTCCCGGCGGCCTGTTGATTGGCTGCGACGCCGGCACGCTCAACTTCGCCAAGATCAAGGGCAGCCACACCGCGATGAAGTCCGGCATGCTGGCGGCGGAAGTGGTGGCCGAAGCCCTGAGCGATGCTGAAGCCGGTGTGCAGGACCTGACCCAGTTTGAAGCGCACTTTAAAGCTTCCTGGCTCTACGATGAGCTGTATCGCTCCCGCAATTTTGGCCCGGCGCTGCACAAATTCGGCAGCATGCTGGGGGGCGCGTTTAACACCCTGGATCAGAACCTGTTTGGCGGTCGCCTGCCCATCACCCTTAAAGATGAGCATCGTGATCACGCCCAGCTGCAACCCGCCGCCCAGGCTGTGGCCATCCAGTACCCTAAGCCGGATGGCAAGCTGAGCTTTGATCGCCTCTCTTCGGTGTTCCTGTCCAACACCTATCACGAAGAGGACCAGCCCTGTCACCTTAAGCTGACTGACGCGGCGATTCCGGTGCAGGTGAACCTGGCCCAGTTTGATGAACCGGCGCAGCGATACTGCCCGGCCGGGGTGTATGAGATTGTTGAAGAGGGCGGAACGCCGCGACTGCAGATCAATGCGGCCAACTGCATCCACTGCAAAACCTGCGACATCAAGGACCCCAGCCAGAACATCACCTGGGTCACGCCGGAGGGCGGTGGCGGTCCTAACTACCCCAATATGTGA